A window of the Tenebrio molitor chromosome 1, icTenMoli1.1, whole genome shotgun sequence genome harbors these coding sequences:
- the ClC-c gene encoding H(+)/Cl(-) exchange transporter 5 isoform X3: MIDITTSGGGERTTRLGDDEDGTSHYSVSFGGVQGETGDIPGIGQYDDFHTIDWQRDIARDRMRHRHIVKKKQDSIWNLIEGAHDAWSGWLCVLLVGLCTGMVAGGIDIGASWMTDLKFGICPQAFWLNREQCCWSSNETSFDSGNCSQWLTWAEVLGQSKEGAGSYIISYLFYIVLALLFAALSASLVRMFAPYACGSGIPEIKTILSGFIIRGYLGKWTLVIKCVGLILSVSAGLSLGKEGPMVHIACAIGNILSYLFPKYGRNEAKKREILSASAAAGVSVAFGAPIGGVLFSLEEVSYYFPLKTLWRSFFCALIAAFILRSINPFGNEHSVLFYVEYNKPWIFFELIPFIGLGIIGGIIATIFIKANLYWCRYRKYSKLGQYPVTEVLMVTVMTAIIAYPNPYTRMNTSQLIYLLFSQCGISNSDDLCDYNRNFTDVNSAIEIAAAGPGVYRAIWLLILALILKLIMTIFTFGMKVPCGLFIPSLCLGAIVGRIVGIGMEQLAYNYPKNWLFSGECSTGDDCITPGLYAMVGAAAVLGGVTRMTVSLVVIMFELTGGVRYIVPLMAAAMASKWVGDALGRQGIYDAHIALNGYPFLDSKDEFQHTSLAADVMQPKRNETLSVITQDSMSVDDVEALLKETEHNGYPVVVSRESQYLVGFVLRRDLNLAIANAKRMADGICGQSIVLFTSGNPPQTLGPPPLKLKKILDMAPITITDQTPMETVVDMFRKLGLRQTLVTHNGRLLGVITKKDVLRHIKQMDNEDPNSVLFN; the protein is encoded by the exons ATTCGGTATCGTTCGGGGGCGTGCAAGGAG AAACCGGCGACATCCCCGGCATCGGTCAATACGATGACTTCCACACGATCGACTGGCAGCGGGACATCGCTCGGGACCGCATGCGGCACCGGCACATCGTCAAGAAGAAGCAGGACTCCATTTGGAACCTGATCGAGGGGGCGCACGACGCCTGGTCGGGCTGGCTGTGCGTGCTGTTGGTGGGCTTGTGCACGGGGATGGTGGCCGGCGGCATCGACATCGGCGCCAGCTGGATGACCGACCTCAAGTTCGGCATCTGCCCCCAGGCGTTCTGGCTGAACAGGGAGCAGTGCTGCTGGTCCTCCAACGAGACCAGTTTCGACTCGGGGAATTGCTCGCAGTGGCTGACGTGGGCCGAGGTCCTGGGACAGTCGAAGGAAGGAGCCGGGTCGTACATAATCTCCTACTTGTTTTACATCGTGTTGGCGCTGCTGTTCGCGGCGCTGTCGGCCTCGTTGGTCCGCATGTTCGCGCCCTACGCCTGCGGCTCCGGTATCCCCGAG ATCAAAACGATACTTAGCGGATTCATTATTAGGGGGTATTTAGGGAAGTGGACACTCGTGATCAAGTGCGTGGGCTTGATCTTGTCCGTTTCGGCGGGTCTCAGCCTAGGAAAAGAGGGCCCGATGGTGCACATAGCCTGCGCTATAG GTAATATTTTATCATATCTCTTTCCCAAGTACGGGAGGAATGAAGCCAAGAAAAGAGAAATTTTGTCGGCTTCGGCGGCAGCTGGAGTGTCGGTAGCTTTTGGGGCACCGATCGGAGGTGTCCTTTTCAGCTTGGAGGAG GTCAGCTATTATTTCCCTCTGAAAACGTTGTGGAGATCGTTCTTCTGCGCGTTGATCGCCGCTTTTATATTGAGATCGATCAATCCCTTCGGTAACGAGCACTCGGTACTCTTTTACGTGGAGTACAACAAGCCGTGGATTTTCTTCGAGCTGATCCCGTTCATCGGACTTGGAATCATCGGG gGCATAATCGCCACCATATTCATCAAGGCCAACTTGTACTGGTGCCGGTACAGGAAGTACTCGAAACTCGGTCAATATCCGGTGACGGAGGTGCTGATGGTGACGGTCATGACCGCCATCATCGCCTACCCCAACCCCTACACCCGAATGAACACGAGTCAATTGATCTATCTGTTGTTCAGCCAGTGCGGCATCTCCAATTCGGACGATCTTTG CGACTACAACCGCAACTTCACCGACGTGAACTCCGCCATCGAGATCGCGGCGGCCGGCCCCGGAGTGTACAGGGCCATCTGGCTCCTGATCCTGGCGCTGATCCTCAAGCTGATCATGACGATCTTCACGTTCGGCATGAAGGTCCCGTGCGGCCTCTTCATCCCCAGCTTGTGCTTGGGCGCCATCGTCGGCCGCATAGTCGGCATAGGGATGGAGCAGCTCGCCTACAACTACCCCAAGAACTGGCTGTTCAGCGGGGAGTGCTCGACCGGCGACGACTGCATCACCCCCGGCCTGTACGCGATGGTGGGGGCGGCGGCCGTGCTCGGGGGCGTCACCAGGATGACCGTGTCGCTGGTGGTGATCATGTTCGAACTGACCGGGGGCGTGAGGTACATCGTGCCCCTGATGGCGGCCGCGATGGCCAGCAAGTGGGTGGGGGACGCCCTGGGCAGGCAGGGCATCTACGACGCGCACATAGCCCTCAACGGGTACCCGTTCCTCGACTCCAAGGACGAATTCCAGCACACGTCCTTGGCGGCGGACGTCATGCAACCCAA ACGGAACGAAACGTTGAGCGTCATCACGCAAGACTCCATGTCCGTGGACGACGTGGAGGCCCTCCTGAAGGAGACGGAGCACAACGGGTATCCGGTGGTCGTATCCAGAGAATCTCAATATTTGGTCGGATTTGTCCTCAGGAGAGATCTAAATCTGGCAATCG CGAATGCCAAGAGAATGGCCGACGGGATCTGCGGCCAATCCATCGTGCTTTTTACCAGCGGCAACCCACCACAAACACTAGGACCACCCCCGCTGaagcttaaaaaaatattagacATGGCACCGATCACCATCACGGATCAGACCCCGATGGAGACCGTCGTGGACATGTTCAGGAAGCTGGGATTGAGGCAGACGCTGGTCACACACAACGG GCGGCTGCTCGGGGTCATCACCAAGAAAGACGTGCTCCGGCACATAAAACAGATGGATAACGAAGACCCCAATTCGGTCCTGTTCAACTGA
- the ClC-c gene encoding H(+)/Cl(-) exchange transporter 5 isoform X1: MEKYPLKRAGTAVQPNSPSYHSVDKKHTNGNRATFVATPDEDMIDITTSGGGERTTRLGDDEDGTSHYSVSFGGVQGETGDIPGIGQYDDFHTIDWQRDIARDRMRHRHIVKKKQDSIWNLIEGAHDAWSGWLCVLLVGLCTGMVAGGIDIGASWMTDLKFGICPQAFWLNREQCCWSSNETSFDSGNCSQWLTWAEVLGQSKEGAGSYIISYLFYIVLALLFAALSASLVRMFAPYACGSGIPEIKTILSGFIIRGYLGKWTLVIKCVGLILSVSAGLSLGKEGPMVHIACAIGNILSYLFPKYGRNEAKKREILSASAAAGVSVAFGAPIGGVLFSLEEVSYYFPLKTLWRSFFCALIAAFILRSINPFGNEHSVLFYVEYNKPWIFFELIPFIGLGIIGGIIATIFIKANLYWCRYRKYSKLGQYPVTEVLMVTVMTAIIAYPNPYTRMNTSQLIYLLFSQCGISNSDDLCDYNRNFTDVNSAIEIAAAGPGVYRAIWLLILALILKLIMTIFTFGMKVPCGLFIPSLCLGAIVGRIVGIGMEQLAYNYPKNWLFSGECSTGDDCITPGLYAMVGAAAVLGGVTRMTVSLVVIMFELTGGVRYIVPLMAAAMASKWVGDALGRQGIYDAHIALNGYPFLDSKDEFQHTSLAADVMQPKRNETLSVITQDSMSVDDVEALLKETEHNGYPVVVSRESQYLVGFVLRRDLNLAIANAKRMADGICGQSIVLFTSGNPPQTLGPPPLKLKKILDMAPITITDQTPMETVVDMFRKLGLRQTLVTHNGRLLGVITKKDVLRHIKQMDNEDPNSVLFN; this comes from the exons ATTCGGTATCGTTCGGGGGCGTGCAAGGAG AAACCGGCGACATCCCCGGCATCGGTCAATACGATGACTTCCACACGATCGACTGGCAGCGGGACATCGCTCGGGACCGCATGCGGCACCGGCACATCGTCAAGAAGAAGCAGGACTCCATTTGGAACCTGATCGAGGGGGCGCACGACGCCTGGTCGGGCTGGCTGTGCGTGCTGTTGGTGGGCTTGTGCACGGGGATGGTGGCCGGCGGCATCGACATCGGCGCCAGCTGGATGACCGACCTCAAGTTCGGCATCTGCCCCCAGGCGTTCTGGCTGAACAGGGAGCAGTGCTGCTGGTCCTCCAACGAGACCAGTTTCGACTCGGGGAATTGCTCGCAGTGGCTGACGTGGGCCGAGGTCCTGGGACAGTCGAAGGAAGGAGCCGGGTCGTACATAATCTCCTACTTGTTTTACATCGTGTTGGCGCTGCTGTTCGCGGCGCTGTCGGCCTCGTTGGTCCGCATGTTCGCGCCCTACGCCTGCGGCTCCGGTATCCCCGAG ATCAAAACGATACTTAGCGGATTCATTATTAGGGGGTATTTAGGGAAGTGGACACTCGTGATCAAGTGCGTGGGCTTGATCTTGTCCGTTTCGGCGGGTCTCAGCCTAGGAAAAGAGGGCCCGATGGTGCACATAGCCTGCGCTATAG GTAATATTTTATCATATCTCTTTCCCAAGTACGGGAGGAATGAAGCCAAGAAAAGAGAAATTTTGTCGGCTTCGGCGGCAGCTGGAGTGTCGGTAGCTTTTGGGGCACCGATCGGAGGTGTCCTTTTCAGCTTGGAGGAG GTCAGCTATTATTTCCCTCTGAAAACGTTGTGGAGATCGTTCTTCTGCGCGTTGATCGCCGCTTTTATATTGAGATCGATCAATCCCTTCGGTAACGAGCACTCGGTACTCTTTTACGTGGAGTACAACAAGCCGTGGATTTTCTTCGAGCTGATCCCGTTCATCGGACTTGGAATCATCGGG gGCATAATCGCCACCATATTCATCAAGGCCAACTTGTACTGGTGCCGGTACAGGAAGTACTCGAAACTCGGTCAATATCCGGTGACGGAGGTGCTGATGGTGACGGTCATGACCGCCATCATCGCCTACCCCAACCCCTACACCCGAATGAACACGAGTCAATTGATCTATCTGTTGTTCAGCCAGTGCGGCATCTCCAATTCGGACGATCTTTG CGACTACAACCGCAACTTCACCGACGTGAACTCCGCCATCGAGATCGCGGCGGCCGGCCCCGGAGTGTACAGGGCCATCTGGCTCCTGATCCTGGCGCTGATCCTCAAGCTGATCATGACGATCTTCACGTTCGGCATGAAGGTCCCGTGCGGCCTCTTCATCCCCAGCTTGTGCTTGGGCGCCATCGTCGGCCGCATAGTCGGCATAGGGATGGAGCAGCTCGCCTACAACTACCCCAAGAACTGGCTGTTCAGCGGGGAGTGCTCGACCGGCGACGACTGCATCACCCCCGGCCTGTACGCGATGGTGGGGGCGGCGGCCGTGCTCGGGGGCGTCACCAGGATGACCGTGTCGCTGGTGGTGATCATGTTCGAACTGACCGGGGGCGTGAGGTACATCGTGCCCCTGATGGCGGCCGCGATGGCCAGCAAGTGGGTGGGGGACGCCCTGGGCAGGCAGGGCATCTACGACGCGCACATAGCCCTCAACGGGTACCCGTTCCTCGACTCCAAGGACGAATTCCAGCACACGTCCTTGGCGGCGGACGTCATGCAACCCAA ACGGAACGAAACGTTGAGCGTCATCACGCAAGACTCCATGTCCGTGGACGACGTGGAGGCCCTCCTGAAGGAGACGGAGCACAACGGGTATCCGGTGGTCGTATCCAGAGAATCTCAATATTTGGTCGGATTTGTCCTCAGGAGAGATCTAAATCTGGCAATCG CGAATGCCAAGAGAATGGCCGACGGGATCTGCGGCCAATCCATCGTGCTTTTTACCAGCGGCAACCCACCACAAACACTAGGACCACCCCCGCTGaagcttaaaaaaatattagacATGGCACCGATCACCATCACGGATCAGACCCCGATGGAGACCGTCGTGGACATGTTCAGGAAGCTGGGATTGAGGCAGACGCTGGTCACACACAACGG GCGGCTGCTCGGGGTCATCACCAAGAAAGACGTGCTCCGGCACATAAAACAGATGGATAACGAAGACCCCAATTCGGTCCTGTTCAACTGA
- the ClC-c gene encoding H(+)/Cl(-) exchange transporter 5 isoform X4 produces the protein MIDITTSGGGERTTRLGDDEDDSVSFGGVQGETGDIPGIGQYDDFHTIDWQRDIARDRMRHRHIVKKKQDSIWNLIEGAHDAWSGWLCVLLVGLCTGMVAGGIDIGASWMTDLKFGICPQAFWLNREQCCWSSNETSFDSGNCSQWLTWAEVLGQSKEGAGSYIISYLFYIVLALLFAALSASLVRMFAPYACGSGIPEIKTILSGFIIRGYLGKWTLVIKCVGLILSVSAGLSLGKEGPMVHIACAIGNILSYLFPKYGRNEAKKREILSASAAAGVSVAFGAPIGGVLFSLEEVSYYFPLKTLWRSFFCALIAAFILRSINPFGNEHSVLFYVEYNKPWIFFELIPFIGLGIIGGIIATIFIKANLYWCRYRKYSKLGQYPVTEVLMVTVMTAIIAYPNPYTRMNTSQLIYLLFSQCGISNSDDLCDYNRNFTDVNSAIEIAAAGPGVYRAIWLLILALILKLIMTIFTFGMKVPCGLFIPSLCLGAIVGRIVGIGMEQLAYNYPKNWLFSGECSTGDDCITPGLYAMVGAAAVLGGVTRMTVSLVVIMFELTGGVRYIVPLMAAAMASKWVGDALGRQGIYDAHIALNGYPFLDSKDEFQHTSLAADVMQPKRNETLSVITQDSMSVDDVEALLKETEHNGYPVVVSRESQYLVGFVLRRDLNLAIANAKRMADGICGQSIVLFTSGNPPQTLGPPPLKLKKILDMAPITITDQTPMETVVDMFRKLGLRQTLVTHNGRLLGVITKKDVLRHIKQMDNEDPNSVLFN, from the exons ATTCGGTATCGTTCGGGGGCGTGCAAGGAG AAACCGGCGACATCCCCGGCATCGGTCAATACGATGACTTCCACACGATCGACTGGCAGCGGGACATCGCTCGGGACCGCATGCGGCACCGGCACATCGTCAAGAAGAAGCAGGACTCCATTTGGAACCTGATCGAGGGGGCGCACGACGCCTGGTCGGGCTGGCTGTGCGTGCTGTTGGTGGGCTTGTGCACGGGGATGGTGGCCGGCGGCATCGACATCGGCGCCAGCTGGATGACCGACCTCAAGTTCGGCATCTGCCCCCAGGCGTTCTGGCTGAACAGGGAGCAGTGCTGCTGGTCCTCCAACGAGACCAGTTTCGACTCGGGGAATTGCTCGCAGTGGCTGACGTGGGCCGAGGTCCTGGGACAGTCGAAGGAAGGAGCCGGGTCGTACATAATCTCCTACTTGTTTTACATCGTGTTGGCGCTGCTGTTCGCGGCGCTGTCGGCCTCGTTGGTCCGCATGTTCGCGCCCTACGCCTGCGGCTCCGGTATCCCCGAG ATCAAAACGATACTTAGCGGATTCATTATTAGGGGGTATTTAGGGAAGTGGACACTCGTGATCAAGTGCGTGGGCTTGATCTTGTCCGTTTCGGCGGGTCTCAGCCTAGGAAAAGAGGGCCCGATGGTGCACATAGCCTGCGCTATAG GTAATATTTTATCATATCTCTTTCCCAAGTACGGGAGGAATGAAGCCAAGAAAAGAGAAATTTTGTCGGCTTCGGCGGCAGCTGGAGTGTCGGTAGCTTTTGGGGCACCGATCGGAGGTGTCCTTTTCAGCTTGGAGGAG GTCAGCTATTATTTCCCTCTGAAAACGTTGTGGAGATCGTTCTTCTGCGCGTTGATCGCCGCTTTTATATTGAGATCGATCAATCCCTTCGGTAACGAGCACTCGGTACTCTTTTACGTGGAGTACAACAAGCCGTGGATTTTCTTCGAGCTGATCCCGTTCATCGGACTTGGAATCATCGGG gGCATAATCGCCACCATATTCATCAAGGCCAACTTGTACTGGTGCCGGTACAGGAAGTACTCGAAACTCGGTCAATATCCGGTGACGGAGGTGCTGATGGTGACGGTCATGACCGCCATCATCGCCTACCCCAACCCCTACACCCGAATGAACACGAGTCAATTGATCTATCTGTTGTTCAGCCAGTGCGGCATCTCCAATTCGGACGATCTTTG CGACTACAACCGCAACTTCACCGACGTGAACTCCGCCATCGAGATCGCGGCGGCCGGCCCCGGAGTGTACAGGGCCATCTGGCTCCTGATCCTGGCGCTGATCCTCAAGCTGATCATGACGATCTTCACGTTCGGCATGAAGGTCCCGTGCGGCCTCTTCATCCCCAGCTTGTGCTTGGGCGCCATCGTCGGCCGCATAGTCGGCATAGGGATGGAGCAGCTCGCCTACAACTACCCCAAGAACTGGCTGTTCAGCGGGGAGTGCTCGACCGGCGACGACTGCATCACCCCCGGCCTGTACGCGATGGTGGGGGCGGCGGCCGTGCTCGGGGGCGTCACCAGGATGACCGTGTCGCTGGTGGTGATCATGTTCGAACTGACCGGGGGCGTGAGGTACATCGTGCCCCTGATGGCGGCCGCGATGGCCAGCAAGTGGGTGGGGGACGCCCTGGGCAGGCAGGGCATCTACGACGCGCACATAGCCCTCAACGGGTACCCGTTCCTCGACTCCAAGGACGAATTCCAGCACACGTCCTTGGCGGCGGACGTCATGCAACCCAA ACGGAACGAAACGTTGAGCGTCATCACGCAAGACTCCATGTCCGTGGACGACGTGGAGGCCCTCCTGAAGGAGACGGAGCACAACGGGTATCCGGTGGTCGTATCCAGAGAATCTCAATATTTGGTCGGATTTGTCCTCAGGAGAGATCTAAATCTGGCAATCG CGAATGCCAAGAGAATGGCCGACGGGATCTGCGGCCAATCCATCGTGCTTTTTACCAGCGGCAACCCACCACAAACACTAGGACCACCCCCGCTGaagcttaaaaaaatattagacATGGCACCGATCACCATCACGGATCAGACCCCGATGGAGACCGTCGTGGACATGTTCAGGAAGCTGGGATTGAGGCAGACGCTGGTCACACACAACGG GCGGCTGCTCGGGGTCATCACCAAGAAAGACGTGCTCCGGCACATAAAACAGATGGATAACGAAGACCCCAATTCGGTCCTGTTCAACTGA
- the ClC-c gene encoding H(+)/Cl(-) exchange transporter 5 isoform X2 — translation MEKYPLKRAGTAVQPNSPSYHSVDKKHTNGNRATFVATPDEDMIDITTSGGGERTTRLGDDEDDSVSFGGVQGETGDIPGIGQYDDFHTIDWQRDIARDRMRHRHIVKKKQDSIWNLIEGAHDAWSGWLCVLLVGLCTGMVAGGIDIGASWMTDLKFGICPQAFWLNREQCCWSSNETSFDSGNCSQWLTWAEVLGQSKEGAGSYIISYLFYIVLALLFAALSASLVRMFAPYACGSGIPEIKTILSGFIIRGYLGKWTLVIKCVGLILSVSAGLSLGKEGPMVHIACAIGNILSYLFPKYGRNEAKKREILSASAAAGVSVAFGAPIGGVLFSLEEVSYYFPLKTLWRSFFCALIAAFILRSINPFGNEHSVLFYVEYNKPWIFFELIPFIGLGIIGGIIATIFIKANLYWCRYRKYSKLGQYPVTEVLMVTVMTAIIAYPNPYTRMNTSQLIYLLFSQCGISNSDDLCDYNRNFTDVNSAIEIAAAGPGVYRAIWLLILALILKLIMTIFTFGMKVPCGLFIPSLCLGAIVGRIVGIGMEQLAYNYPKNWLFSGECSTGDDCITPGLYAMVGAAAVLGGVTRMTVSLVVIMFELTGGVRYIVPLMAAAMASKWVGDALGRQGIYDAHIALNGYPFLDSKDEFQHTSLAADVMQPKRNETLSVITQDSMSVDDVEALLKETEHNGYPVVVSRESQYLVGFVLRRDLNLAIANAKRMADGICGQSIVLFTSGNPPQTLGPPPLKLKKILDMAPITITDQTPMETVVDMFRKLGLRQTLVTHNGRLLGVITKKDVLRHIKQMDNEDPNSVLFN, via the exons ATTCGGTATCGTTCGGGGGCGTGCAAGGAG AAACCGGCGACATCCCCGGCATCGGTCAATACGATGACTTCCACACGATCGACTGGCAGCGGGACATCGCTCGGGACCGCATGCGGCACCGGCACATCGTCAAGAAGAAGCAGGACTCCATTTGGAACCTGATCGAGGGGGCGCACGACGCCTGGTCGGGCTGGCTGTGCGTGCTGTTGGTGGGCTTGTGCACGGGGATGGTGGCCGGCGGCATCGACATCGGCGCCAGCTGGATGACCGACCTCAAGTTCGGCATCTGCCCCCAGGCGTTCTGGCTGAACAGGGAGCAGTGCTGCTGGTCCTCCAACGAGACCAGTTTCGACTCGGGGAATTGCTCGCAGTGGCTGACGTGGGCCGAGGTCCTGGGACAGTCGAAGGAAGGAGCCGGGTCGTACATAATCTCCTACTTGTTTTACATCGTGTTGGCGCTGCTGTTCGCGGCGCTGTCGGCCTCGTTGGTCCGCATGTTCGCGCCCTACGCCTGCGGCTCCGGTATCCCCGAG ATCAAAACGATACTTAGCGGATTCATTATTAGGGGGTATTTAGGGAAGTGGACACTCGTGATCAAGTGCGTGGGCTTGATCTTGTCCGTTTCGGCGGGTCTCAGCCTAGGAAAAGAGGGCCCGATGGTGCACATAGCCTGCGCTATAG GTAATATTTTATCATATCTCTTTCCCAAGTACGGGAGGAATGAAGCCAAGAAAAGAGAAATTTTGTCGGCTTCGGCGGCAGCTGGAGTGTCGGTAGCTTTTGGGGCACCGATCGGAGGTGTCCTTTTCAGCTTGGAGGAG GTCAGCTATTATTTCCCTCTGAAAACGTTGTGGAGATCGTTCTTCTGCGCGTTGATCGCCGCTTTTATATTGAGATCGATCAATCCCTTCGGTAACGAGCACTCGGTACTCTTTTACGTGGAGTACAACAAGCCGTGGATTTTCTTCGAGCTGATCCCGTTCATCGGACTTGGAATCATCGGG gGCATAATCGCCACCATATTCATCAAGGCCAACTTGTACTGGTGCCGGTACAGGAAGTACTCGAAACTCGGTCAATATCCGGTGACGGAGGTGCTGATGGTGACGGTCATGACCGCCATCATCGCCTACCCCAACCCCTACACCCGAATGAACACGAGTCAATTGATCTATCTGTTGTTCAGCCAGTGCGGCATCTCCAATTCGGACGATCTTTG CGACTACAACCGCAACTTCACCGACGTGAACTCCGCCATCGAGATCGCGGCGGCCGGCCCCGGAGTGTACAGGGCCATCTGGCTCCTGATCCTGGCGCTGATCCTCAAGCTGATCATGACGATCTTCACGTTCGGCATGAAGGTCCCGTGCGGCCTCTTCATCCCCAGCTTGTGCTTGGGCGCCATCGTCGGCCGCATAGTCGGCATAGGGATGGAGCAGCTCGCCTACAACTACCCCAAGAACTGGCTGTTCAGCGGGGAGTGCTCGACCGGCGACGACTGCATCACCCCCGGCCTGTACGCGATGGTGGGGGCGGCGGCCGTGCTCGGGGGCGTCACCAGGATGACCGTGTCGCTGGTGGTGATCATGTTCGAACTGACCGGGGGCGTGAGGTACATCGTGCCCCTGATGGCGGCCGCGATGGCCAGCAAGTGGGTGGGGGACGCCCTGGGCAGGCAGGGCATCTACGACGCGCACATAGCCCTCAACGGGTACCCGTTCCTCGACTCCAAGGACGAATTCCAGCACACGTCCTTGGCGGCGGACGTCATGCAACCCAA ACGGAACGAAACGTTGAGCGTCATCACGCAAGACTCCATGTCCGTGGACGACGTGGAGGCCCTCCTGAAGGAGACGGAGCACAACGGGTATCCGGTGGTCGTATCCAGAGAATCTCAATATTTGGTCGGATTTGTCCTCAGGAGAGATCTAAATCTGGCAATCG CGAATGCCAAGAGAATGGCCGACGGGATCTGCGGCCAATCCATCGTGCTTTTTACCAGCGGCAACCCACCACAAACACTAGGACCACCCCCGCTGaagcttaaaaaaatattagacATGGCACCGATCACCATCACGGATCAGACCCCGATGGAGACCGTCGTGGACATGTTCAGGAAGCTGGGATTGAGGCAGACGCTGGTCACACACAACGG GCGGCTGCTCGGGGTCATCACCAAGAAAGACGTGCTCCGGCACATAAAACAGATGGATAACGAAGACCCCAATTCGGTCCTGTTCAACTGA